The Sandaracinus amylolyticus genomic interval CGAGCTGTGCGATCAGTCGCTCGTCGCGCGGTGGCGTGCCCGCCCTCGTGCTGCTTGCGGCGCTCGCGGCGGCGAGAGCTCGCGCGCGGCGGCGGCGACCGCGTTGCGCATCCACGTGTGCGCGACATCGCGATGCGAGCGGTCGTGCCACAGCGCGACGAGCGTGAAGCGAGGCAGCGGCACCGGCGGCGCGATCACCTGCAGCGCGAACGCATCGGCGATGCGCGCGGCGAGCCGCGAGGGGAGCGTCACGACGAGGTCGCTCTCCGCGACGATCGCGGGCGCGCCGAGGAAGCTCGGCACCATCACGACCACGCGCCGGGCGAGCCCGATGCGCGCGAGCGCGTCGTCGACCACACCTCCGCGCGTGCCGTGCGGCGCGATAAACACGTGGCCCATCGCGGCGAAGCGCTCGACCGTCCACGGCTCGTCGAGCACCGGGTGATCCGCGCGCACGAGGCACGAGAACCCGTCGTCGAAGAGGCGCCGCTGCTCGAGCGTCGACGGCACGCCGGCGCTCGAGCTCGCGACGATCACGAGGTCGAGCTTCCCCGACGCGAGCGCCTCGCCGGAGTCCTCCGGCACCGGGCGCACCACGATGTCGATCCCCGGCGCCTCGCGCGCGAGCAGGCGCAGGAGCGACGGCAGCAGCACGAGCTCGCCGTAGTCCGCGGTGCCGATCGTGAACGCGCGCCGAGCGGTCGCGGGATCGAAGCGCTCGCCCTCGAGCGTGCGGCGGATGTCTCCGAGGATCGCGCGCACCGCGGGCCCGAGCGCTTCGGCGCGCGGCGTCGGCACCAGCGCCGCGCCGCTGCGCACGAGCAAGGGATCGCGCGCCAGCTCGCGCAGCCTCGCGAGCGCGTGGCTGGTCGCGGGTTGGCTCAGCCCGAGGCGTCGCGCGGCGCGCGTGACGCTGCGCTCCTCGAGCAGCGCGTCGAGCGCGACGAGGAGGTTCAGGTCGATCGCGGCGAGATTCGTCTCGTGCATGATGTTCATCCATAGCATCGATGCGACGAATGACGGCGCGGGCCGCACAACGAGCTCCGTCGGCGCGAGAGAGAGCGCGCCCGAGGAGGAAGCAGCCATGTTCGTCGTCGCAGGAGTCACCGGTCACGTGGGCGGGGTCATCGCGGAGACGCTGCTCGCGGCAGGGCGGAAGGTGCGCGTCGTCGTGCGCAGCGAGGACAAGGGCGCGCCGTGGCGCGCGAAGGGCGCGGAGGTCGCGGTCGCGTCGCTCGGCGACGACGCCGCGCTCGCGAAGGCGCTCGAGGGCGCGGAGGGCGCGTTCCTGCTGCTCCCGCCCGACTACGCGTCGAACGACAACCTCGCGGAGAAGGCGCAGATGACCGCGGCGCTCGGCCGCGCGATCGAGCGCGCGAAGGTACCGCACGTCGTGTTCCTCTCGTCGATCGGCGCGCAGCACGCGAAGGGCACGGGGCCGATCCGCACCGTGCACCACGCGGAGCGCGAGCTCGGCCGCATCGCGACGACGCGCTTCACGTGGCTGCGCCCGGCGTACTTCGTCGAGAACGTCGGAAGCCTGATCGGCGCGGTGAAGGGCCAGGGCGTGCTGCCGAGCACGTTCGATCCGAGCAAGCGCATCCCGATGATCGCGACCCGCGACATCGGCGAGGCGGGCGCGAAGGCGCTGCTCGAGGGACCGGCGGAAGGACGCGGCGCGGTCATCGAGCTCGCGGGGCCCCGCGACGTGTCGTTCGACGACGTCGCGAAGGAGCTGAGCGCGCTGCTCGGTCGTGAGATCCACACGGTGCGCGTGCCGCGCGAGGCGGTCGCGGGCGCGCTGCAGCAGGCGGGGATGACGCCGGATCTCGCGGGCCTCTACGCCGAGATGAGCGCGGGCGTGGACGACGGGACGGTCGACTACGAGGGGAACGGAGCGCGGTTCGCGCGCGGCCGAGTGGAAGCGCGCGAGGTGCTGCGCGCGCTGCTCGGGTGAGCGCACGCCGCGCGCGCTCGCGGCCAATGAACCACAGCCCCGAGTACCAACCCCGCCGCTCGCCTCGCGCACCGAAGCGTCTTTGACGCACTGCGTGAAACCGCCTTGCAAGCACCTCGAAATGCGCGGATGTTCTCGCCCCCGGCCGCGCCGTTCGCGCAGCCGGGACCCCGATTGTTTGCTGCTTCGCGGGCTCATCGCCGCGAAGCTCTTCGAGGAGGTCACGGACGATGGCGAAGGCGATCCGGCGGGTTGCGGTGCTCGGCTCCGGCGTGATGGGGAGCGGCATCGCGGCGCACATGGCGAACGCGGGGCTCGAGGTGCTGCTGCTCGACATCGTGCCGAAGGACACGCCCAAGGACGCGCCCAAGGCGAAGCGCGACGCGATCCCCGCGGGCGCCCTCGCCGCGACCCTCAAGGCGCGGCCCGCCGCGTTCTTCCACCCCTCGAGCGCGAAGCTCGTCAGCGTCGGCAACCTCGAGGACGACCTCGAGAAGGCCGGTCAGTGCGACCTGATCGTCGAGGCGATCATCGAGCGCCTCGACATCAAGCGCGCGCTCTTCGAGCGCCTCGAGAAGGTCGTCCAGCCGCACACGATCGTGGCGTCGAACACGTCGGGCCTGCGGATCCACGACATGGTCGAAGGGCGCAGCCAGCAGTTCAAGAAGAACTTCCTGGTCATGCACTTCTTCAACCCGGTCCGCTACATGAAGCTCCTCGAGCTCGTGGCGGGCCCGGAGACCGATCCCGCGTCGATGGAGCGCATCGCGCGCTTCGGACGCGACGTGCTCGGCAAGGGCATCGTCGTCGGCAAGGACACGCCGAACTTCGTGGGCAACCGCATCGGCGTGCACAGCATGATGACGACGATCCACCTCATGCTCGAGGAAGGCCTCAAGCCCGAGGACGTCGACAACATCACGGGCAGCCCGATGGGCCACCCGCGCAGCGCGTCGTTCGGCACCGCGGATCTCGTCGGCCTCGACACGTTCGTCCACGTCGCCGACAACTGCTTCAAGGCGCTGCCGGAGGACGAAGAGCGCAAGGTCTTCGAGGTCCCCGGCTTCATCCGCCAGATGGTCGAGAAGAAGCTCCTCGGCAACAAGACGAAGGCCGGCTTCTACCGCCGCGGCAAGAGCAAGGCGGAGAGCGAGGCGATCGACCCCGCGACGACCGAGTACCGCCTCAAGGGCGGCGACGAGGAGATCGCGAAGGCGACGAAGAAGATCTCGAAGATCGAGGACCCGAAGGAGCGCGTGCGCGCGCTCGTCGCGGACCAGGGCAAGGCGGGTCAGTTCGCGTGGAAGGTGCTCTCGCGCGCGCTCGCGTACTCGGCGCGCCGCATCGGCGAGATCACGGACGACGTGGTCGCGATCGATGACTCGATGCGCTGGGGATACAACTGGGAGCTCGGCCCCTTCGAGACGTGGGATGCGCTCGGCTTCGTCGAGACGACCGACCGCATGGTGAAGGACGGCGTCGCGCTGCCGAAGTCGATCCTCGACATGAAGGCGAAGGGCGCGAAGGGCTTCTACCGCGAGGACGGCGCGGTGTGGGATCTCGCGAAGGGCCACTACGTAGAGCGCGCGAAGGATCCGCGCGAGGTCACCCTCGCGGAGCTGCGCGGGCGCGCAGCGAGCGGCGGCGCGGCGAGCGTCGGAGGCGGCTACCGCGACGCCGCGAAGCCGCAGCCGAAGGCGGCCTCGCCCGTGCTGCAGAACGCGGGCGCGGAGGCGTGGGACCTCGGTGACGGCGTGCTCGGCGTCACGTTCAAGACGAAGGCGAACAGCATCGATCCCGACGTGATCTCGATGCTGCACGAGGCGTCGGCGAAGGCGGAGGAGAGCTTCCGCGCGATGGTGATCGTCAACCAGGGCGAGCACTTCTGCGTCGGCGCGAACCTCTTCGGCGTCGTGATGGCCGCGCAGCAGGGCGCGTGGGACCAGCTGCGCACGATGGTGAAGGGCTACCAGCAGGCGACGCAGCGCATGAAGTACGCGGCGGTGCCGGTGGTCGCGGCGCCCTACGGCATGACGCTCGGCGGTGGTCTCGAGCTCTGCTTCGGGTGCGACGCGGTGCAGGCGGCGGCGGAGACCTATGCGGGCCTCGTCGAGGTCGGCGTGGGCCTGCTGCCGGGCGGCGCGGGCAACCTGAACATGCTGTGGCGCGCGCTCGACGGCGTCGTGCAGGGCGCGAACGTCGACACCTACGCGATCGTCACGCAGGTGTTCAAGAACATCGCGCTCGCGAGCGTCGCGACGAGCGCGGTCGAGGCGCAGCAGTTCGGCTACTTCCGCAAGACGGATGGCGTGTCGTTCGATCGTGCGCGCCAGGTGCACGAGGCGAAGCAGCGCGCGATCGGGCTCGCGGAGAGCGGCTACCACGCGCCGACGCCGCGCGCGTACGTGCTGCCCGGCGAGAACGGCATCGCGACGCTGCGCATGATGGTCGACACGCTGGTCGCGGGCGGCCACGCGAGCGAGCACGACGCGAAGATCGCGACGAAGGTCGCGGAGGTGCTCTGCGGCGGCGCGGCGGGTCACACCCACGAGGTCACGGAGCAGGAGATCCTGGACCTCGAGTGCGAGGCGTTCCTCAGCCTCTGCGGCGAGCCGAAGAGCCAGGAGCGCATGCAGTACATGCTCATGAACAACAAGCCGCTGCGTAACTGAGTCGGCGGGAGGGGTCTTGGAAGACCCCTCCCCCCGTCCGGCGAAGCCGGACGGGTCCCCCCACCCCAAACGCTGCGCGCGGGGCCCCAGCCCCGCTTGCTCTCCGACGGTGGCGGTGGATCGAGCGGAACGTCTCGGCCGCGGGGCTCGAGAGCGCGATACCGCGCGGGTGAGAGACGGATCCACGCAACGAGGGCGGTACGTCCGCACGGGTCTCGGCGAGCATCGCCGGCCCGGCGGGCTGCCGCCCTCGGCATTTCTGGGCGCGAATCGCGGCTCGCGACCACGATCCCCTCGGTCGCGCCGAAGATCCCCACATCGCGCAGCGCGCTCCCTCGTCGCGCGCATCGGATCCCCGGCTGGCGCGACGCGATCCCTCGCTGCGAAATTTCGATCCCTCGGCTCGATCCGTCGATCCCCGGCGCGCGCACGACGATCCCCGGCGCGCCCGCCGCGATCCCCGATGCGCGCGGCGCGATCCCCAGCGCGAGAGCGTCGATCCCCGCGAGGGATCGCGCGCTCCGAAGGCCGCGCCGAGTCACGCGCGCGAGGGACCGAATTCTCGCAGCGAGGGACCGAATTCTCGCAGCGAGAAACTCGATTCCCGCAGCGAGGGACCTCGTCCGCGGGCCCTGGCAAGACGGGAACCCCCTGCAGCGGCTCGGGGCTTCTCCCGACTTCGCGGAGCGAGGGCTCGTGTAGCGATCGAGCCATGCTGCATCTCCGCTCGTTCGCTCGTCGATGCTCGCTCGCGTTGCTCCTCCTCTCCTCCTCCGCCTGCGAAGAGAACGTCGCGCCAGACGTCGACGCAGCGCGCTCCGATGCCGGCGTCCCGCTCGACGCGCCCGCGCGCGACGACGCGAGCGACGACCCCGACGCGCGCACGCTCGCGTGCACGCCGGGCGCGGTCGAGACCTGCTACGAGGGCCCCTCGGGCACGCGCGACGTCGGCGCCTGCGTCGCCGGCACGCACACCTGCGCGATCGACGGCAGCGGCTTCGGCGCGTGCACCGGACAGACGCTGCCGCGCGCCGAGGACTGCGCCACCGCGATCGACGACGACTGCGACGGCACCGTCAACGAGAGCGAGGCGGGCTGCGTGTGCACGCCCGGCACGTCGACTTCCTGTTACGGCGGGCCCGCGGGCAGCGCGGGCGTCGGCATCTGCGTCGCGGGCACGCGCGCGTGCGCGGCCGATGGTCGCTCGTACGTCGACGCATGCGTCGGAGAGGTGCGGCCCTCGAGCGAGACCTGCGCGAACGACGCCGACGACGACTGTGACGGCGCGGTCAACGAAGAGGGCGAGGGCTGCGCATGTCAGCCCGGCACCACGCGCGCTTGCTACGCCGGGCCTGCGGGCACCGAAGGTGTCGCCGCGTGCGCGGCGGGCGAGCAGGCGTGCCTGTCCGACGGCACCGGCTACGGCGACTGCGTCGGCGACGTGCTGCCAGAGCCCGAGACCTGCGCGAACGCGGTCGACGACGACTGCGACGGCGCGATCAACGAAGACGGCGACGGCTGCGCCTGCGCGCCGGGCTCGACGAGCGGTTGTTACACCGGACCTCCGGGCACCCAGGGCGTCGGCGTGTGCAGCGCGGGGACCCAGACGTGCGACGCGCTCGGCACCGCGTACGGCGCGTGCGTCGGCGAGACGCTGCCCGCGCCGAGCGAGACCTGCGGCGACGGCGTCGACGACGACTGCGACGGCACGCCCGACGACGGCTGCGCCGTGCGCTACGCGACGATCCAGGGTATGCTCGAGTCGCTCTGCGGCCCGTGCCACACGACGGGCAGCGCGTCCGCGCTGAACGTGCGCGACTACGCGTCGACGCAGATCGCCGCGGGCAGCTGCGCGGGCATGACGCAGGGCGCGTGCATGCTGGTGCGCATCCAGAACGGCACGATGCCGCGCGGCGGCGTGTGCACCGGCGATCCCACGCTCGACGTCGGACGCCCCGCGTGCCTCGACGCCGACGATCATGCGGCGCTCCAGGCGTGGATCACGGGCGGGCAGCTGCCCTGATCCGCGCGTAACCTCGTCGCGTGGCTCCGACGCGACCTCGCGGAATCCTGCGGCCCGGTGCGGGCGCTGCGCGCTTCGATCACGAGCGGCGCGCGCCCGCGCCCGAGCTCGCGTCGATCGTCGAGCACTACTGGAGCGTGCGCTGGGATCTCGACGAGCCCTACGTCTCCGAGGTGCTCGCGCATCCTTCGGTGCACTTCTCGATCGAGCGCAGCCGCGAGCACGAGGAAGGCGACGCGCGGGTGCGCGGCGTGGTGCTCGGGCGCTTCTCGCGCACGCTCGAGGGACGCGGCGAGGTGTTCGGGATCAAGCTGCGACCGGGCGCGTTCGCGCCGTTCGTCACGTACCCGGTCTCGCGCATCACGGGGCGCGCGATCCCGCTGCGCGAGGTCCTCGGCGACGACGCCGAGACGCTGCGGGCGCGCGTGCTCGCGACCGACGATCTCGACGCGCGCGCCGCGATCGCCGACGAGGTGCTGCTGCGCCACCGGCCCGAGCCCGATCCGCAGGTCGACGCGGTGGGGCGCGCGATCGAGCTCGTGCAGCGCGAGCGCGAGATCCTGCGCGTCGAGCACATGGCGGCGCGCCTCGCGACCACGCCGCGCACGCTGCAGCGCCTCTTCGACCGTTACGTCGGCGTCAGCCCGAAGTGGGTCATCCAGCGCTATCGGCTGCACGAGGCGACCGATCGGCTCGCGGCCGGCGAGGCGCAGGACTGGGCGCGCCTCGCGTTCGATCTCGGGTACTTCGATCAGTCGCACTTCATCCGCGACTTCAAGGCGCTGATCGGCACCACGCCCGCGGAGTACGCGGCGCGCTGCGCGGCCGATCGCCGCTGATCCGGCGGCTCAGAGATCGGCGAGCGCGCCCGCGTAGCGCTCGCCCGTGGCGGTCGTGACGAACCAGTGCGTGGAGGCGGCCAGCTCGGACGGGTGCGGTGCCACGCGGATCGTGTCCTCGGTCCACTCGAGCGGCGGGACGACGAAGCGATGGCGACACGCGTCCCACTCGGGCGCGTCGCAGAGCTCGACGCGCGCCTGCGCGTGCTCGCCGAGCGCGAGGTAGAGATCGGCGAAGTACGCCTGCGTGCCCTCGTGCGTGTCGTCGTCGTTTCCGATCCACGCCGGGAAGTAGAGGCGGTCGAAGCCCGCGACCGGCGTGTCCTCGCGGATCAGCGTGTCGCGCCAGCTGCGGACCGTCGTGCCGGTGCGAGGCGTGGTGATCGCGAACACCACGTCGCCGGGCTCGCTGCGCGGATCGCCCTCGGCGATGTGAGAGCACGTGACGACGTTCCAGTCGTCCCAGTCCCACACCATCGCGATGCCGGGGCCCCACCAGGTGTGCGCGGACTGGTTGCCGATGAGGTGCAGCCCGCCGCTCACCGCAGTGGGCACGACGAGATCCGAGCCGGCGCCGCTGCCGACGCCGCCCTGGTTGAACCACGCGATCTTCCAGTTGCTCCGCGCCCCCGGCGTGCGCGGCGCCGCCGCGCCCGGGAAGTGCGCGTCCGGCGGGATGGTCACGCGGTAGCTGATGAAGAACGAGGGCGTCGCGTCGAAGCGCATCACCACGCCTCGCATGTTCTGGTCGGCGCCGTCGGGCGAGCGCATCTCCATCACGCGGCGGCCGGCGTGCGTGACGTAGCGAGGCCATCCGACGCCGCCTGCGGTCATCCCCGCGATCGAGCCGGCGTACGCGCCGATCTCGGGATCGAGGCTCGTGAGCTCGGCGCCGTCCGTTCCTTCGCGCATCGAGTGATAGAGGAACACCTCGGGCCCGACGCCGAAGTCGTGGCCCGTGAGCGTGAGGATCGTGGGCCCGGCATCGCTCGCTATCGCGGCGTCGCTTTCCGCCGCGTCGCGTGTCCCGGTGTCGACGAGCGCCGAGTCGGGCATCGAAGCGTCGATGCGCGCGGCGTCGACGGGCAGCGCCGCATCGAGCTCGGCCGAAGTCGGCGCGCAGCCCGCGAGCGCGAGCAGGATCGAAGACGCGAGCGCGAACGTTCTCATGGGCACGATCGTCTCCTGAGGGAGGTTCTCAGCCATCGCGTGTCGCCAACGGTCGCAAGGTGGCGCGAACTGTCGAGAGCGCGCTGGGTCAGCGCGGCGCACGCACCGTGGGCGGCTCGTCGAAGCGCGCGCTCGCGAACAGCTGCGCGCGCTCGTCGATGCGCACCCACTCCTGATCGCCCTCGGCGCCGGCGCGCACGAGGCGCACCGTCTCGTCGAGCGCGCCCTCGGCGTAGCGATAGCGCTGCTCGATCACGTACGTGTCGAACGGCGCCATGCTCGAGACGTTCGCGCGCATGCGCAGCGTCGCGGCCTCGAAGCGAGGGTCCGCGCGGCCGGCCCCATCGCCGAGCGTCGACTCGATCGCGAGCGGGAGCGCGTCGCCGCCCTCGTCGTGCGCCGGGAGGAGCACGGTGAAGTGGAGCGTCTGGTCGCGCGGCCCGGCCGATCCGTCGTAGTCGGGGTGTCGCCGATGCATCTCCTTCGTCGACTCCCACCGATCGCCGTAGCGTCGCTGCACGACGGTGAGCTCGTAGTCGTGCTCCGGCCGGCGCTGCCACACGCCGTCCTCGAGCCGATGCGCCTCGCCGGTGCCGTGCCAGACGAGCGTGAGGTCGGCCGTCGGGAACGGGTCGCGACGCAGCGGAAGCGGCCTTCCGGCCGAGCCGCAGGCGCTGACGATGACGACGAGGACGAGCGAGGCGAGCGAGCGACGAGCGTGCATGAGGACCTCCGTCGGCCACCCGACGGCAGCCGCCAGCGTGCTCTAGCGTCGATTCGTTGAACCGATGAGCGCGTAAAATGCGCGCTCATGGACGACAATTTCGAACATGGCCGGTTCGCGCGCGCGACGTTGGACCAGTGGGCGATGTTCGTCGCGGTCTGCGAGCGAGGGAGCGTCCACGCGGCCGCGCGCGCGCTCGGCCGGAGCCACTCGGCGCTCAGCCACGCGCTCGGCGTGCTCCAGGACGCGGTGGGGCAGCCGCTCGTCGCGCTCGAGGGGCGGCGCCTCGTGCCGACCGAGGCGGGCGCGATCGTCGCGCATCGTGCCCGCGCGCTGCTCGAGGACGCGCACTCGCTGGAGGCGCTCGCGCAGACGATCGCGCTCGGCTGGGAAGCCGAGCTGCGCGTCGCGATCGACGGCGTGGTCCCGCGCGCGTGGGTCGCGCGGGCGCTCGAGGCGATGCAGTCGGTGTCGCGGAGCACGCGCGTGCGCGTCGAGCACCAGCTCCGCACCGGCGCGGAGCACGCCGCGCGCGACACGAGCGTCGACGTCGCGGTCACGACGGTGCTGCCCGACGGAGCCGACCCCGATCCCATCGGCATCGTCCGCTTCGCGCCGGTGGTCGGAGCGGCGCACCCGCTCGCGTCTCGCCGACCGAAGCGCGGCGAGGTCGAGCGCATGCTGCAGATCGTGCTCGCCGACACCGGGCCCGCGCCCGAGCGCGCGCCGCGCGGGTGGTTGCGCGGTCAGCGCCGCTGGACGGTGCCCGACGTCGGTACGGCGAAGGCGCTGCTCGCGGGCGGTCGCGCGTTCGCGATCCTCCCGCGCGACGACGTCGCGGACGAGCTCGCGCGCGGCGCGCTGTCGCGGCTCGCGCCTGCCGCGCGCGACTTCGCGGTGCAGGCGCACGTGGTGCTCCCGAAGCGCGAGCGCAGCGGTCCCGCGGCACGCGCGCTCGCGGACGCGCTGCGCGCCTCGGCGACGTCGGAGTGACCCGCGACGCCGCGGATCACACGCCGACGGCGAGCGCGATCTGCTCGGCGGGCATCGCGCCGCTGGCGCGCTTCTCCTCGCGCCCCGCGCGGAAGAGGATCATCGTCGGGATGCTACGGATTCCGTAGCGCGCCGCGACCTCGGGCACCGCCTCGGTGTCGAGCTTCGCGACGACCACGCGACCGGCGCGGCTGCGCGCGAGCTTCTCGAGCTCGGGCGCGACCACGCGGCAGGGGCCGCACCACGCGGCCCAGAAGTCGACGAGCACCGGGATCGGCGAGCTGCTGACGAGCTCGTCGAAGTCCTCCGCGCTGCCGACCTCGACCGGCGTGGTCATCGCGATCGGCGTCTTGCACCGACCGCACTTCGGATGATCCGAGACGCGCGTCGCAGGCACGCGATTCCGAGCACCGCACGCAGGACAATCGACGATCATCGGCCCGACCTCCGCTGCGATCGGACAAGTAGCCACGGGAGACGCCGAGAGCACGCCGGCGTGCTCGGACGCGGACGGCGTGCCAGCACTCGCGCGTGTCACGCGCCGCCGCGTTCTTGGTGTTCGCGCTCGCTTGCGTCCCTGCGCTCGCAGCGGCGCAGACCGACGAGGCGCTCGACGAGGCACGCGCGGCGCTGCGCGAGGGCGATCACGAGCTCGCGATCGACGTGCTCGAGGAGGCGCGCGCGACCTCGGGGGATCCCGCGCTGCGCTACGAGCTCTACCTCGCGCACCACCAGGCCGGCCAGCACGCGCAGGCCGCGTCGCACCTCGAGGCCTACCTCGCGAGCGACGCGGCGATCGACGACGACGAGCGCGCTCGGCTGGAGGGTCACCTCGCCGATCTGCGCGCGCTCGACGCGCCGCGTCCCTCGGGCGATCCCCTCGACGATCCCGCGGTGCCGATCATCGGGTGGACGCTGTTCACCGGCGGGATCCTCGGGCTGATCACGTTCGCGGTCGGCGGGGTCGTCGCGTTCACGATCGAGAACGGCGCGTCGCCGAGGTGCCGCGACGAGGGCGCGTGCGCGCCCGGCGAGCTCGCGGGCGTCGACGAGGCGTGGACCGCGGCGTGGATCGGCCTCGCGAGCGGGGTCGTGCTCGGCGCGGTGGGCGGCGTGCTGCTCGTGCTCGCGGGAGAGCGACAGCGCGGCGGAAGCCGGAGCCTGCCGCCGGATCTCGATCCCAGCTTGCAGCGTCCCTTCTCGCTCGCGCCGTGGGTCGATCCGGCGCGCGGCGCGGGGGGCGTGGGCGCGCGCGTCGTGTTCTGAAAATTCCTGAGCCGGTCACGGAAGCGAACCGGCACTGCCAAGCGGAGAAGACCATGCGACTCGCCCTGCTCCGCCCAGCCTTCGCTTCCATCCTCGGCGCGCTCGCGCTCGTCGCGTGCGGCGACGACGATGCTGCCGATCCCATCGACGGCGGTGCCGTCGACGCCCGCGTCCCGCTCGACGCGTACGTGCCACCCGACGCGCACGTCGCGCCCGATGCGTACGTCGAGCCCGATGCGCACGTCGAGCCCGACGCGAGCGTGCCGCGCTCCGAGGTCCTGCACGACGCCGACGGCGCGAACGCGCGCTATCGCGGCATCGGACGCGCGCGCGTCCCCTCGTCGTGCACCGCGACCCTGCTCGACGTCGGCGGCGACGACGACGCGCCGGCCTACGCGCTCACCGCGGGGCACTGCACGCTGTGGTGGGAGAACGACGAGTCGTTCGAGGGTCGCGTGCTCGACGAGCCGGGCGAGGTCGTGTTCCGCTTCTTCACCGACACCGTCGACGCGCAGCACGCGGTCGCCGTCGAGGTCGCGGCGTTCTCGAGCATGCGCGGCACCGATCTCGCGGTGCTCGAGCTCGACACGACGGTGGGCGCGCTGCGCACCGCGGGCATCGAGGGCATCGCGCTCGCGACCGCCCTGCCCGCGACCGGCGCGGCGATCACGAACGTCGGCGCGCCGCTCGCGACCGGCGACGACCCCGAGGAGCACCTGCGCCTCGGGCGCTGCACGCTGGGGGAGCGCGTCTCGCTCGTCGAGTTCGAGTGGCTGTGGCCCGACGCGGTCGCCAACGACTGCCCCGAGATCCGCACCGGCAGCTCGGGCTCGCCGCTGCTCGACGCGTCGGGCGCGATCTTCGCGGTGATCAACACGACGGGCGAAGAGCGGCCGCACGCGATCTGTCACCTCGGTCGCCCGTGCGAGCTCGAGGCGAGCGGCCCCGCGACGTACGACGGAGTCAGCTACGCGATCCCGGTCGCGGGCCTGTCGGCGTGCTTCGTCGACGGCGCGATCGATCTCGCGGCGACGGGCTGTCCGCTCGCGTCGGGCGCGGTGATCGACTCGGCGCGCGAGACCGCGCGCTACCAGCGGCCGAGCGAGACCAACACGACGATCCGCGTGACGCTCACCGCGAGCGAGGGCTTCACGCACTACCGCGCGAAGGCCGGCCCCGCGCAGAGCACCGACTGCCGCGACGAGGCGGGCTACGGCGCGGCGCTCGCGATCGACGCGGCGCCGACGTTCGAGGCCCCGCTGCCGACCGCCGACGGGCTCACCGTCGTGTGTGTGCGCGGCGGTCCCGCGGCGGACGCGATCCAGCCCGCGACCCACGCGGTCGCGTGGGTCACGGCGAGCGACTCCACGCCGCCCGCGCTGCCGCTGCCGGTGCGCCACGATCCGCCGGAGGCCGACAGCGTGCGGTTCTGGGTCGACGTCGAGAACCCGACGTACGCCGGCTACGATCGAAAATCGGGCCCGGCGGCGACCACCGACTGCGACGACCCCGAGGGCTACCAGTTCGTCAACGTGCGCTTCGGGCAGTTCACGGTCACGTCCGAAGGTGGTCCCACGCGCGTGTGCGTGGTGGCCTCCGACTGGGCCGACAACGTCAGCGAGCCGATGGAGTGGGTGTTCTTCGAGTGACCCGCTCGCGCCTCGGGGAAGAGCGCCGGAGCGGGCGATGACGCATTGCGTCGCCGCGCTGACGCAGCGCGTTTTCTGCACTACAGTCCCGGCTCACACGAGGTGGAACGCATGGCGAACGTGGTGATCGCGGAGGCAGTTCGGTCGGCGGTGGGGCGCGCGCAC includes:
- a CDS encoding LysR family transcriptional regulator, producing MDDNFEHGRFARATLDQWAMFVAVCERGSVHAAARALGRSHSALSHALGVLQDAVGQPLVALEGRRLVPTEAGAIVAHRARALLEDAHSLEALAQTIALGWEAELRVAIDGVVPRAWVARALEAMQSVSRSTRVRVEHQLRTGAEHAARDTSVDVAVTTVLPDGADPDPIGIVRFAPVVGAAHPLASRRPKRGEVERMLQIVLADTGPAPERAPRGWLRGQRRWTVPDVGTAKALLAGGRAFAILPRDDVADELARGALSRLAPAARDFAVQAHVVLPKRERSGPAARALADALRASATSE
- the trxC gene encoding thioredoxin TrxC is translated as MIVDCPACGARNRVPATRVSDHPKCGRCKTPIAMTTPVEVGSAEDFDELVSSSPIPVLVDFWAAWCGPCRVVAPELEKLARSRAGRVVVAKLDTEAVPEVAARYGIRSIPTMILFRAGREEKRASGAMPAEQIALAVGV
- a CDS encoding trypsin-like peptidase domain-containing protein; this encodes MRLALLRPAFASILGALALVACGDDDAADPIDGGAVDARVPLDAYVPPDAHVAPDAYVEPDAHVEPDASVPRSEVLHDADGANARYRGIGRARVPSSCTATLLDVGGDDDAPAYALTAGHCTLWWENDESFEGRVLDEPGEVVFRFFTDTVDAQHAVAVEVAAFSSMRGTDLAVLELDTTVGALRTAGIEGIALATALPATGAAITNVGAPLATGDDPEEHLRLGRCTLGERVSLVEFEWLWPDAVANDCPEIRTGSSGSPLLDASGAIFAVINTTGEERPHAICHLGRPCELEASGPATYDGVSYAIPVAGLSACFVDGAIDLAATGCPLASGAVIDSARETARYQRPSETNTTIRVTLTASEGFTHYRAKAGPAQSTDCRDEAGYGAALAIDAAPTFEAPLPTADGLTVVCVRGGPAADAIQPATHAVAWVTASDSTPPALPLPVRHDPPEADSVRFWVDVENPTYAGYDRKSGPAATTDCDDPEGYQFVNVRFGQFTVTSEGGPTRVCVVASDWADNVSEPMEWVFFE